The genomic region TGGCCGAACGTCTGTGGGGCGATGGTCGAGAAGCAGAAGCCAAAGCGCTGCTCGACGCGCTGGATGCCTTGAACCGGGCGCTCGACCGGATCCGCATCGGCGAGAGTCGCCGAGCGGTGACACTTCATTGAGTCTTACGGCTTGAGAATCAACACGGGCTCGCCCTTCTTCACAACATAAGTCGCCAACTCCGAGCCCTTGTCCGAGCCAATGTTTTTGGCGATATGCGCAACCCCTTCCGGGATGAACAGCGAGTCACCCGCCTTCAGCGTCACCGGTGCCCTGCCCTCCAGTTGATATTCGAAAGTGCCGCTGATCACGTATGCCACCTCGACGCCCGGA from Pseudomonas tensinigenes harbors:
- a CDS encoding cupin domain-containing protein, which produces MRRPLFLATTAILASLTGIAHAADTQPKSWQQGLSRTDLVRQDLGAADREVIQARVDFESGVASPRHAHPGVEVAYVISGTFEYQLEGRAPVTLKAGDSLFIPEGVAHIAKNIGSDKGSELATYVVKKGEPVLILKP